The DNA segment GGGCCTCGGCACCCTCCTTCCAGAGAGGGGATGGCCTCCCGAAGCCGTGAGCCGGCGGAAGAGGATGAGGTCCCGCGCTTGCGGTCAACCATTAAGGGTGACCCCGTTCACCACTGGCAGCGCAGAGAGGCAGCCAGGCTCCGGATTCAGGCTTCACTTCCCAGACCTTTATTCCCCTAAACCCAGTTCAGTCCTCGGCCTGTCATAGTCTGTTAACTCTGGGAGCACAAAGTTCTCATATGCCTAATCGGAACCCGTGACTCCCTCGGTCCCAGAGACCATCTCCCCGATCCCGCTCTCCCTCAGCTAGAGGGGTTCCATCTGGGCCGATGGAGCAGAGCGGCAGCCACATGGAAGACTTCACCGTCAACGTGGCTTCCGTCACGctgggctcccccggccccgccgacgTCCAGGTGTCGGACGACGACAAGGCCGGGGCCACCTTACTCTTCTCCGGCGTCTTCCTGGGGCTGGTGGGGATCACGTTCACAGCCATGGGCTGGATCAAGTACCAGGGTGTGTCGCACTTTGAGTGGACCCAGCTGCTGGGGCCCATCCTGCTCTCCGTGGGAGTGACCTTCGTTCTGATCGCCGTCTGCAAGTTCAACATGCTGCTGTGCCAGTCCCGCCCggacagggaggagaggctgggcgAGGCGGATCCGACGCCTGGGGGGCCGGCCTTTGTCTTCACCGGGATCAACCAGCCCATCACCTTCCACGGGGCCACCGTTGTGCAGTACATCCCCCCTCCTTACGCCCCCACAGCGGCCGCCCGCCACCTGCCCCTGGGGCCCCTGGCCACCCCCGGAGCGCCAGCACCCGCCCCAAGCCCCCCGCAGTACTACGCCATCTACCCACAGGACAATGCGGCCTTCGTGGATGACGACGAGGCCTCGTGGCCTTCCATGTTGCTGGCTCCTGGCGATGGCAGGTAGGCGAGCTGGGCCTGCCACTTTCGAGGAGTTGGGGGGGCATTCCCGGCCTGCGGGGCCACCGCCACCCGGGGCTCCGCCTGCCCTATTGGCCTGGGTCCCACCTGTGCTCTCTGCTCCACTTTCAGGTCCTCCCCAGTGGCTAGCCAGCTCGAGGAGGCCCCGCCGGAGGACAGCTGGACCTATTGCTACTCCCCTCCCCCGTATGAGGAAATCTACACGGTCCCACACAGAGACTGAAATTGAGGGAGAACCGGGTCCCGGAACTTTTGTTGCACGGACGTGTCTGGGGTCATACTTCACAGGCTTTGAGGCCGCGGGTCCTCCCAGGGGTTCCGGGGGGCAGGGCGTGCACTAAGCCAGGAAGTTGGGGAGGGATAGGGAGGCATTTcccttggggagggagagaaggattttGGTAGGGACCACCGCTCCAGCCCAGGAAGCTCCACTTGAGGGTCCTCAAATCTCACCAAGGCATTTCATCCCACTGCCCCAAATCTCCCCAAGGCATGGGGACACAAGCCCTCCCTAACCCAGTTTTCCAGCTGGTTGACAGAGGAGGGTAGAGCCCCCTAGCCGTTTTttaatcttctctctcctccagtggGGTCAATCTAGGGTCTCCTTGGCTACCCAGGAGCCCCCTCGAAGGTTTCTAAGTGACTCTCAAGGCTGGGAGCTAAGACCATCCCCCTACCCATGAGAACAGCCAGAGTGGGCTGGCCGGATCAATAAACTGGACTGAGGAGAGGACACTGGGTGCCCCGGACAGTGAGGATATTTTGCTGCTGCTTTTTCCCCTTGGGATGGTAAAGTGATGTCAGTGACCCAGGATACTTAAAGAAATCACAATTTAATGGAAGGAGGACTTTGGAGCTTGCAAGCAACAAGGGAGTCAACTCTCTTCTGAAATAAAGGTTTCCTAAAACCAACCCTGTCCAGGCAGTGTTTCGGCTCTCTCCCCAGCAGATTCTCCCACCGATatgggagatggggagacgggGGTTAGACAGGACTCGGGAAAGGGAAAGGATGTGAGGGTTTTGGAGGGGCAGGGTCAGCTTCAGATGGTAAGCCAGGGGAGCAGCAGCTCAGGGAGTATCAGAGGGAGAGGCTGATTATGGGATGGTTGAAAGTTTGAAAATGTTCAGCCTCCTTCTGCCTGAGTTcccaggcaccgagaagggagcacgggcttaagagtcagaggacatgcgttctaatcccagctccgccacttgtctgctgtatgaccttgggcacgccacttcaattctctgcgcctcagttacctcttctgtaaaacggggatcaagactgtgagccacacatgggacaacctgattgccttgtatctatcccagcctttagaatagtgtttgtcacatagtaagtgcgtaaacaccataatttttattaatggctCTGGACTAAGGGGTGaggtgtgggtgtggggggggggtgtgagggGACACCTGTAGGTTTAGAGCTTTGGGTGGGTGTTTGTGTGACATCATTATTTACACATGCAATATAACTTGGTGTTATCATGTGGAATGGGAGCAGGGGGCAAACTTTTCCCCACCTCAGGGTGACCAAACATCTGAAGCCATCTCGGTAGAGATGGGGAGGCTCAGAGCTTCCCAGACACCTGGCTGGCACAACGCCCTtcctctgggaggggagggatggctgctctccctctgctcccgacTGACCAGGCCAATTCAATCTATCTCTGTTGGCAGCGGGCTTGCAGACAGTCTggtctgctcccctttccctttgcctcctTAATCTGCAGCAGAGGCATGGGGTACTGGTCTCTCATAGGTCTCCCCAGTGTCCACTCTCCTCAGCAGTCTTCATCACCCCCTTCCCCGACGACCTTCAAAAGAAGGAGCCCGCTGTCTGTGAGGGGCTGGGCCCAGGTGTCAGGACTCAGCCAACTGGCCTTTAGGGCTTCCTTAACCTGCTCTTTCCTTGCCGTCTTGTTCATTGTTCACCCTGACAGGTTGGATTTCTTTGGAGCAAAATAGGCTCTTCTTTTTCCCAACAGAAATCCTTTTCAATTACCTCGCCTAGCACATCCagagcaaagagagagacagagagagggaaagactaTTTCTACAGACACAGCCAAGGCAGCAGTAAGCCCATTTATTCATGTGTTTCTGGAGCGGGAATATTGAGTAGTTCAGCAGTCCCATTGGCTCCAGTAGCTTTCAACAACTACACTATTTCTAAACAGAACTCTAGTGACTGCATTCTAGCTGGCAAACCGTTTCTAATCAAAGCCATTTTAGTACAGCAATTTAGGCAGGCGCTCCCAGGCATCCATTCTGATCCAATCCACGGACAGCAGCCAGAAGGCCTCAGTCGAGCTCttcctagcttggacaggggAATGAATGTCTCCCTCACCGGGATGTTGAAGACACTACCTAAATGTTTGAGGGTGCTGTATTTGCACCAAAGCTGCAACTCAAATGGGAAGTATTGCACTTAACCCTCAATGATTTCCAAGTGGAATTATACACTGTgaatgcagattttttttaaaaaagctcttatcagctgtgtctgTCAACTTGCTTCCTCTAACCTTCTCCCATTCTGCAGCACCGTAGCCTGCAGCTAGGGTGGCCAGCCGCTTGTTTTTTCTGGCCAAtagcctggttttcagctggttggTCCCCTGCCCAGTAATGCTACCCTTTCCCACCTGACTTTTTATTTTCCAAACTGcggctctgattcattcattcaatcatatttattaaacgcttactgtatgcaaagcactgtactctgatGCAACACCAGGGAACGCTCACCTTGACCCAGAAGAACGCAAAGACTACGGAGCAAGTTGTCTGGGACGGGCCTCTCGGCTCTCCTAGAGAAGCACTCTATGATCACCTGAAATGGCACATGTGATATCATGACGTTGGCCGGCAAGCCCAGCACAGAATGTGTGTCAGCATGTATGTCTCCTTGTCTGGTACGTATGGGGACTGTTAGCGACCACCTTTTCTGAAACAGTAACCGTCTCCAGACTCTGTTGACCATGAGGTCTCTCCACATTACACAAATCTTGGGGCTTCCTATGCAAGTTACTCTTAGAGGGCCCAAAGACCACTCCATTTTATATCCTCCCCCGACTCCTGTGAGTCCTAATGCCCTAGAATCAACTTCTACCACCATTTTGGAGCCCTGACCACTTTTGCACCTTtgaaataacaccattattagcAACAGCCTCTTTAAACACAAACACAATGCTATACCACTCTCCAAAAACTTAGAAACTACAAGAAAAGATTGTACAGCccaaaaaccaaaggaaaaactTCTCAACGTCCAGACTTTGACATTTTGTCCTTTGCCAGATTTGGCAGGGGAAGAACAGACTACTTTATGCAGCAGGTGACCCTCTTTAACATTTCAACTCCCCAGCAAAAAGAATTCTCAAAGTTTTTCATGCCAGGTCACTTCTGGCCCCTGCTTTCTGAAACACAAAGGCAGTCCTGAGAGACAAAAACACACACCACTTTTAAGATATATCAGTTTAAATATATTATATGGTGTTGGCAGAGAGAAGATGGTTCCAGAAAGATGGGGTGGGTGGAGGTTGCCCACTGGGGAAGAGTCTGAAGGCTCAGAAAGCCTTGGCAATTCAGCAATGTTGGCTCTTGCTGAAGAATGCAGATCTCCACTAGGGTCATAAAACTTCACTGTGATTTTCAGAGAGGTGACCTCCAGGCTCCTGAGCCAGAACATAAACTCTTAGCCAGAATATACAGTACTAGAGAAGGTTAGTTGTTTGATGTTTAGATATTTGTCCTAGTGGGGTCTGCTGCTACTGAGGTCTCAGAGCCATTCAATTCTGCGACCACAGATTGCACTCAGTCTTCCTACCAGCCACGGACCACTGGGAATAATAGAAGGTCTGGGTGAGATAGTGTGGACGTTTCGGTGCAAACCACCACCACTACTGCAAACACCTCAAACTCATGTCCTCCGGCTCTAGGGCACTCGTTTATCCTCTTAACCACTGGTGTCTAAGCAGAACTCATCCCAACAGCCAGGGGCCAGAAAAGATGTCCTACTTTgctttagtggacagagctttGAGTATACAGGAGATTCTCTCTCAAAAATGCTCATCCTCATGAATGCCGTCTCACTGTCGgtggcattatcattattattatatttgttaaggacttactatgcatcaagcattggTCTaatcactggagcagatacaagttaaccaggtcagatgcagtccctgtaccaaatggggttcataatctaagtatgacagagaacgggtattgaatccccattttatggatgatgaaAATGAgatatagaagttaaatgacttgcccaaggtcacacagaagtcaagtggtggagcccggaaatagaatccaggtactctctctcccagactcatgccctttccactaggtcccactgcttaTTTTCACACTCAAGGACATCTCTCTAGGCGAAAAGGGGAAAACAAATTTTTGGCCCATTTTAACCATCACCTGTTGGGCACTGTCCATTATAGGCTGGGGAGATTTTTACACCAACTCTTATTCCCATTCTATACTTACACTCTGCATTTAAGGGGGTtagtgttgaaaaatgatctgaacaatAGACAAGGGAGTTAGTTTCCCTTTAAGATGGGTTTTTATAAATAATAAACAGTTCCTGACCTTAAGATTGTAAAGTTGTGGCAAGGTCAGGTGTCttctactattgtactctccccagctctaagGGCAATGCCTACCACTCAGGTGCCTAagaagtacagtgtgctgcaacaCAGTGAGTagtcaaaaaaataccactgactgattggcctaggggcatgggcttggaagttaggaggacgtgggttctgatcccagctccaccacttgtctgctgtgtgaccctgggcaagctgtttcacttctctgggcctcagtgacctcatctgaaaaatggggataaagaatgggagccctatgtgggacaatctgaagaccctgtatctccccagcgcttagaacagtgcttggcacatagtaagggtttaacaaatgc comes from the Ornithorhynchus anatinus isolate Pmale09 chromosome 1, mOrnAna1.pri.v4, whole genome shotgun sequence genome and includes:
- the TMEM174 gene encoding transmembrane protein 174; this translates as MEQSGSHMEDFTVNVASVTLGSPGPADVQVSDDDKAGATLLFSGVFLGLVGITFTAMGWIKYQGVSHFEWTQLLGPILLSVGVTFVLIAVCKFNMLLCQSRPDREERLGEADPTPGGPAFVFTGINQPITFHGATVVQYIPPPYAPTAAARHLPLGPLATPGAPAPAPSPPQYYAIYPQDNAAFVDDDEASWPSMLLAPGDGRSSPVASQLEEAPPEDSWTYCYSPPPYEEIYTVPHRD